One region of Drosophila teissieri strain GT53w chromosome 2L, Prin_Dtei_1.1, whole genome shotgun sequence genomic DNA includes:
- the LOC122622889 gene encoding adenosine kinase isoform X1, with the protein MEYLSYMYEKIFGGNPPTDDTQGAFHTPRKVICFGNVLLDRLVQLEDPQLLERFGLELGSKGELDMEKLNQLAAEASESSQCLTNPGGSALNTARILKQLGTDALFFGAVGADKHAEELRQIIRDRGIEARLQTVEDAHTGQCVCLMYQDNPTLYANIGASAQFEVQTLSHAVSHEGQSFLRPVERKQILYVEGFFVPQRSDVCDYIVQHLVRERRRLALNLSAPYIVRKNHQAMIKLARAAFFLFGNRQEFEALAEAAGGFRNVDELADHLLHSGGTKVIFVTNGSAGVQVITNYVEELAPPGPVSFEDYRAQRVDQLVDATGAGDAFVAGFLHAWLEKRSLGECIRMASSVAAKVVTQVGCNLP; encoded by the exons ATGGAGTACCTGAGCTACATGTACGAGAAAATCTTTGGAGGCAATCCTCCCACGGACGACACGCAAGGGGCTTTCCACAC GCCCCGCAAGGTCATCTGCTTCGGCAACGTCCTGCTTGACCGACTGGTTCAGTTAGAGGACCCCCAACTCTTGGAGCGGTTTGGCCTGGAACTGGGCTCCAAGGGCGAACTGGACATGGAGAAACTCAACCAGCTGGCAGCGGAGGCTTCCGAGAG CTCTCAGTGCCTTACAAATCCTGGTGGCTCTGCCCTCAACACTGCCCGCATCCTGAAGCAGCTGGGCACAGACGCCCTCTTCTTTGGCGCCGTAGGAGCCGACAAGCACGCTGAGGAACTGCGCCAGATCATTCGGGATCGCGGCATCGAGGCCAGGTTGCAGACCGTTGAGGATGCGCACACGGGGCAGTGCGTGTGCCTTATGTATCAGGATAACCCCACGCTCTACGCCAACATCGGCGCTTCGGCTCAGTTCGAGGTGCAGACACTGAGCCACGCTGTCAGTCACGAAGGTCAGAGCTTCCTGCGACCCGTGGAGCGGAAACAAATCCTGTACGTGGAGGGTTTCTTTGTGCCCCAGAGGAGTGATGTGTGCGACTACATAGTGCAGCACCTGGTGAGGGAGCGGAGACGACTGGCCCTTAATCTCAGTGCTCCATACATCGTGAGGAAAAATCACCAGGCTATGATAAAACTGGCCCGTGCCGCATTCTTCCTCTTCGGAAACCGCCAGGAGTTCGAGGCGCTGGCCGAGGCTGCGGGAGGGTTCCGAAACGTCGATGAACTGGCGGATCATCTCCTGCATTCCGGTGGCACCAAGGTCATATTCGTCACCAACGGCAGTGCCGGCGTTCAGGTAATCACCAACTACGTAGAAGAGCTGGCTCCTCCGGGACCCGTTAGCTTCGAGGACTACAGGGCGCAGCGCGTAGATCAGCTGGTGGATGCCACAGGTGCCGGCGATGCCTTTGTGGCCGGATTTCTGCACGCCTGGCTGGAGAAGCGCTCGCTGGGCGAGTGCATCCGAATGGCCTCCAGTGTGGCCGCCAAGGTCGTCACCCAGGTGGGCTGCAATTTGCCCTAG
- the LOC122622889 gene encoding adenosine kinase isoform X2 translates to MYQDNPTLYANIGASAQFEVQTLSHAVSHEGQSFLRPVERKQILYVEGFFVPQRSDVCDYIVQHLVRERRRLALNLSAPYIVRKNHQAMIKLARAAFFLFGNRQEFEALAEAAGGFRNVDELADHLLHSGGTKVIFVTNGSAGVQVITNYVEELAPPGPVSFEDYRAQRVDQLVDATGAGDAFVAGFLHAWLEKRSLGECIRMASSVAAKVVTQVGCNLP, encoded by the coding sequence ATGTATCAGGATAACCCCACGCTCTACGCCAACATCGGCGCTTCGGCTCAGTTCGAGGTGCAGACACTGAGCCACGCTGTCAGTCACGAAGGTCAGAGCTTCCTGCGACCCGTGGAGCGGAAACAAATCCTGTACGTGGAGGGTTTCTTTGTGCCCCAGAGGAGTGATGTGTGCGACTACATAGTGCAGCACCTGGTGAGGGAGCGGAGACGACTGGCCCTTAATCTCAGTGCTCCATACATCGTGAGGAAAAATCACCAGGCTATGATAAAACTGGCCCGTGCCGCATTCTTCCTCTTCGGAAACCGCCAGGAGTTCGAGGCGCTGGCCGAGGCTGCGGGAGGGTTCCGAAACGTCGATGAACTGGCGGATCATCTCCTGCATTCCGGTGGCACCAAGGTCATATTCGTCACCAACGGCAGTGCCGGCGTTCAGGTAATCACCAACTACGTAGAAGAGCTGGCTCCTCCGGGACCCGTTAGCTTCGAGGACTACAGGGCGCAGCGCGTAGATCAGCTGGTGGATGCCACAGGTGCCGGCGATGCCTTTGTGGCCGGATTTCTGCACGCCTGGCTGGAGAAGCGCTCGCTGGGCGAGTGCATCCGAATGGCCTCCAGTGTGGCCGCCAAGGTCGTCACCCAGGTGGGCTGCAATTTGCCCTAG